A genomic stretch from Mesoplodon densirostris isolate mMesDen1 chromosome 3, mMesDen1 primary haplotype, whole genome shotgun sequence includes:
- the XAB2 gene encoding pre-mRNA-splicing factor SYF1 yields the protein MVVMARLSRPERPDLVFEEEDLPYEEEIMRNQFSVKCWLRYIEFKQGAPKPRLNQLYERALKLLPCSYKLWYRYLKARRAQVKHRCVTDPAYEDVNNCHERAFVFMHKMPRLWLDYCQFLMDQGRVTHTRRTFDRALRALPITQHSRIWPLYLRFLRSHSLPETAVRGYRRFLKLSPESAEEYIEYLKSSDRLDEAAQRLATVVNDERFVSKAGKSNYQLWHELCDLISQNPDKVQSLSVDAIIRGGLTRFTDQLGKLWCSLADYYIRSGHFEKARDVYEEAIRTVMTVRDFTQVFDSYAQFEESMIAAKMETASELGREEEDDVDLELRLARFEQLISRRPLLLNSVLLRQNPHHVHEWHKRVALHEGRPREIINTYTEAVQTVDPFKATGKPHTLWVAFAKFYEDNGQLDDARVILEKATKVSFKQVDDLASVWCECGELELRHENYDQALRLLRKATALPARRAEYFDGSEPVQNRVYKSLKVWSMLADLEESLGTFQSTKAVYDRILDLRIATPQIVINYAMFLEEHKYFEESFKAYERGISLFKWPNVSDIWSTYLTKFIARYGGQKLERARDLFEQALDGCPPKYAKTLYLLYAQLEEEWGLARHAMAVYERATRAVEPAQQYDMFNIYIKRAAEIYGVTHTRSIYQKAIEVLSDEHAREMCLRFADMECKLGEIDRARAIYSFCSQICDPRTTGAFWQTWKEFEVRHGNEDTIREMLRIRRSVQATYNTQVNFMASQMLKVSGSATGTVSDLAPGQSGMDDMKLLEQRAEQLAAEAEQDQPSRAQSKILFVRSDASREELAELAQQANPEEIELGEDEDEMDLEPNEVRLEQQSVPAAVFGSLKED from the exons gaggaggaggacctCCCCTATGAGGAGGAAATCATGCGGAACCAGTTCTCCGTCAAATGCTGGCTCCGCTACATTGAGTTTAAGCAGGGTGCCCCGAAGCCCAGACTTAATCAACTGTATGAGCGGGCGCTGAAGCTGCTGCCCTGCAG ctaCAAACTCTGGTACCGCTACCTGAAGGCACGCCGGGCGCAGGTGAAGCATCGCTGTGTGACCGACCCTGCCTATGAAGATGTCAACAACTGCCACGAGAGAGCCTTTGTGTTCATGCACAag ATGCCCCGGCTGTGGCTAGATTACTGCCAGTTCCTGATGGACCAGGGACGCGTCACACACACGCGCCGCACTTTCGACCGTGCCCTCCGAGCGTTGCCCATCACACAGCACTCTCGTATTTGGCCCTTGTACCTGCGCTTCCTGCGCTCACACTCCCTGCCTGAGACCGCTGTGCGGGGCTACCGGCGCTTCCTCAAG CTGAGCCCCGAGAGTGCCGAGGAGTACATCGAGTACCTCAAGTCGAGCGACCGGCTGGACGAGGCCGCACAGCGCCTGGCCACCGTGGTGAACGACGAGCGCTTCGTGTCCAAGGCCGGCAAGTCCAACTACCAG CTATGGCACGAGCTCTGCGACCTCATCTCCCAGAACCCAGACAAGGTGCAGTCTCTCAGCGTGGATGCCATCATCCGCGGGGGCCTCACCCGCTTCACCGACCAACTGGGCAAGCTCTGGTGCTCGCTGGCCGACTACTACATCCGCAGTGGTCACTTCGAGAAG GCTCGGGACGTGTACGAGGAGGCCATCCGGACCGTGATGACCGTGCGGGACTTCACCCAGGTGTTCGACAGCTATGCCCAGTTCGAGGAGAGCATGATCGCGGCGAAGATGGAGACGGCCTCGGAGCTGGGGCGGGAGGAGGAGG ATGACGTGGACCTGGAGCTGCGCCTGGCTCGCTTTGAGCAGCTCATCAGCCGGCGGCCCCTGCTCCTCAACAGCGTCCTGCTGCGCCAGAACCCGCACCACGTGCACGAGTGGCACAAGCGCGTGGCCCTGCACGAGGGTCGCCCGAGGGAG ATCATTAACACGTACACGGAGGCCGTGCAGACGGTGGACCCCTTCAAGGCCACCGGCAAGCCCCACACCCTGTGGGTTGCGTTCGCCAAGTTTTACGAGGACAACGGGCAGCTGGATGAC gcccgcGTCATCCTGGAGAAAGCCACCAAGGTGAGCTTCAAGCAGGTGGACGACCTGGCCAGTGTGTGGTGCGAGTGTGGCGAGCTGGAGCTCCGGCACGAGAACTACGACCAGGCCTTGCGGCTGCTGCGA AAGGCGACGGCGCTGCCCGCCCGCCGTGCCGAGTACTTCGACGGCTCGGAGCCCGTGCAGAACCGCGTATACAAGTCTCTGAAGGTGTGGTCAATGCTGGCCGACCTGGAGGAGAGCCTCGGCACCTTCCAG TCCACCAAAGCCGTCTATGACCGCATCCTGGACCTGCGCATCGCCACGCCCCAGATCGTCATTAACTACGCCATGTTCCTGGAGGAGCACAAGTACTTTGAAGAGAGCTTCAAG GCGTACGAGCGCGGCATCTCGCTGTTCAAGTGGCCCAACGTGTCCGACATCTGGAGTACCTACCTGACCAAGTTCATTGCCCGCTACGGGGGCCAGAAGCTGGAGCGGGCACGGGACCTGTTTGAGCAGGCGCTGGATGGCTGCCCTCCCAAATACGCAAAGA CCCTGTACCTGTTGTACGCGCAGCTGGAGGAGGAATGGGGCTTGGCCCGGCACGCCATGGCTGTGTACGAGCGCGCCACCAGGGCCGTGGAGCCCGCCCAGCAATACGACATGTTCAACATCTACATCAAGCGGGCGGCCGAGATCTATGGGGTCACCCACACCCGCAGTATCTATCAGAAGGCCATCGAG GTGCTGTCAGACGAGCACGCCCGGGAGATGTGCCTGCGGTTCGCGGACATGGAGTGCAAGCTCGGGGAGATCGACCGCGCCCGGGCCATCTACAGCTTCTGCTCGCAGATCTGTGACCCCCGG ACGACCGGGGCCTTCTGGCAGACGTGGAAGGAGTTCGAGGTCCGGCACGGCAACGAGGACACCATCCGGGAGATGCTGCGGATCCGCCGCAGCGTGCAGGCCACGTACAACACTCAGGTCAACTTCATGGCCTCCCAGATGCTCAAGGTGTCAGGCAGCGCCACGGGCACTG TGTCCGACCTGGCCCCCGGGCAGAGTGGCATGGATGACATGAAGCTGCTGGAACAGCGGGCCGAGCAGCTGGCGGCTGAGGCTGAGCAGGACCAGCCCTCGCGGGCCCAGAGCAAGATCCTGTTTGTGAG GAGTGACGCCTCCCGGGAGGAGCTGGCCGAGCTGGCCCAGCAGGCCAACCCAGAGGAGATCGAGCTGGGCGAGGACGAGGACGAGATGGACCTGGAGCCCAACG AGGTGCGTCTGGAGCAGCAGAGCGTGCCGGCCGCCGTGTTCGGGAGCCTGAAGGAAGACTGA
- the CAMSAP3 gene encoding calmodulin-regulated spectrin-associated protein 3 isoform X2 gives MVEAAPPGPGPLRRTFLVPEIKSLDQYDFSRAKAAASLAWVLRAAFGGAEHVPSELWEPFYTDQYAQEHVKPPVTRLLLSAELYCRAWRQALPQLETPPNPSALLALLARKGMVPALPERPVQEADLRHQPILMGAHLAVIDALMVAFAFEWTKTLPGPLALASLEHKLLFWVDTTIRRLQEKTEQEAAQRASPAAPADGVAPAQASIRYRKDRAVARRAPCFPTVTSLQDLASGAALAATIHCYCPQLLRLEEVCLKDPMSVADSLYNLQLVQDFCASRLPRGCPLSLEDLLYVPPPLKINLMVLLAELFMCFEVLKPDFVQVKDLPDGHAASHRATEASPSQNNSGSSSPVFNFRHPLLSPGGPQSPLRGSTGSLKSSPSMSHVEALGKAWNRQLSRPLSQAVSFSTPFGLDSDVDVVMGDPVLLRSVSSDSLGPPRSVPARTPTQPAPETGDLPTIEEALQIIHSAEPRLLPDGAADGSFYLHSPEGSSKLPLASPYPPEGASKPLPDGPTKAPTYSPLPEGLSKPCPCPAGEVSKPPALSEGSPKAAASSPVANNSEVKMTSFAERKKQLVKAEAEAGSPAATPVVPEALSSEMSELGARLEEKRRAIEAQKRRIEAIFAKHRQRLGKSAFLQVQPREAGGEAEVEAGLAPGGERPAGEGQGEPSPRPKAVTFSPELGPVPPEGLGDYNRAVSKLSAALNSLQRDMQRLTDQQQRLLAPPEPSGPAPPPAAWVIPGPTTGPKAASPSPARRAPAARRSPGPGPSPTPRSPKHARPAELRLAPLTRVLTPPHDVDSLPHLRKFSPSQVPMQTRSSILLAERPSPEEPAARPGLVEIPLSSLEEPMAEDEGDGSPPGAEDSLEDEASSEGEPRTGLGFFYKDEDKHEDEMAQKRASLLERQQRRVEDARRRKQWQEAEKEQRREEAARLAQEEAAPGPLAPATPAAPASTAAPAARAPAEEEVGPRRGDFTRLEYERRAQLKLMDDLDKVLRPRATGSGGPGRGGRRAPRPRSGCCDDSALARSPARGLLGSRLSKVYSQSTLSLSTVANEAPNNLGVKRPTSRAPSPSSLMSPSRLPGSREREWENGSNASSPASVPEYTGPRLYKEPSAKSNKFIIHNALSHCCLAGKVNEPQKNRIIEEIEKSKANHFLILFRDSSCQFRALYTLSGETEELSRLTGYGPRTVTPAMVEGIYKYNSDRKRFTQIPAKTMSMSVDAFTIQGHLWQSKKPTTPKKGSSTPK, from the exons ATGGTGGAGGCGGCGCCCCCCGGGCCCGGGCCGCTGCGGAGGACCTTCCTTGTACCCGAGATCAAATCGCTGGACCAGTACGATTTCTCGCGGGCCAAGGCGGCGGCCAGCCTGGCGTGGGTGCTGCGGGCCGCGTTCGGGGGCGCAG AGCATGTGCCCTCGGAGCTGTGGGAGCCCTTCTACACCGACCAGTATGCGCAGGAGCACGTGAAGCCCCCGGTGACGCGGCTGCTGCTCTCGGCTGAGCTCTACTGCCGGGCCTGGCGCCAGGCGCTGCCACAGCTCGAGACGCCCCCCAACCCCTCTGCGCTACTGGCCCTGCTGGCGCGGAAGGGCATGGTGCCCGCGCTGCCCGAGCGCCCGGTGCAGGAGGCCGACCTGAGGCACCAGCCTATCCTCATG GGAGCCCACCTAGCTGTCATTGATGCCCTCATGGTTGCCTTCGCCTTTGAGTGGACAAAGACACTGCCTGGTCCCTTGGCCCTGGCCAGCTTGGAGCACAAGCTTCTTTTCTGGGTGGACACG aCCATCCGGCGGCTGCAGGAGAAGACGGAGCAGGAAGCTGCCCAGAGAGCATCTCCCGCGGCCCCTGCCGATGGGGTGGCCCCAGCGCAGGCTTCG ATCCGATATCGCAAGGACCGCGCCGTGGCCCGACGTGCcccctgctttccgaccgtgacCAGCCTCCAGGACCTGGCAAGTGGGGCTGCGCTGGCCGCCACGATCCACTGCTATTGTCCCCAGCTCTTGCGACTCGAGG AGGTGTGCCTCAAGGACCCCATGTCTGTGGCGGACAGCCTGTACAACCTTCAGCTGGTGCAGGATTTCTGCGCCTCCCGCCTTCCTCGGGGCTGCCCGCTCTCTCTTGAGGACCTGCTTTATGTCCCACCGCCCCTCAAG ATCAACCTGATGGTGCTGCTAGCGGAGTTGTTCATGTGCTTTGAGGTGCTGAAACCCGACTTCGTGCAGGTCAAGGATCTGCCTGATGGTCACG CCGCCTCCCACAGGGCCACGGAGGCCTCCCCATCTCAGAACAACAGCGGCAGCAG TTCTCCTGTCTTCAACTTCCGCCATCCACTCCTGTCACCCGGCGGCCCCCAGTCCCCACTCCGAGGATCCACAG GCTCACTGAAGTCCTCCCCATCCATGTCCCACGTGGAGGCCCTCGGCAAAGCCTGGAACCGTCAGCTCAG CCGTCCCCTTTCCCAGGCCGTGTCGTTCAGCACTCCCTTTGGCCTGGACAGCGATGTGGATGTTGTCATGGGAGACCCCGTCCTACTCCGCTCCGTCAGCTCAGACAGCCTGGGTCCCCCGCGCTCTGTGCCAGCCCGGACCCCCACCCAACCAGCCCCGGAGACTGGCGACCTGCCTACCATCGAGGAGGCCCTGCAGATCATCCACAGTGCCGAGCCCCGGCTGCTCCCGGATGGGGCTGCCGACGGCAGCTTCTACCTCCACTCTCCCGAGGGGTCCTCCAAACTGCCACTGGCTTCCCCCTACCCACCCGAGGGGGCCTCAAAACCACTGCCCGACGGGCCCACCAAAGCACCCACCTACTCGCCCCTCCCCGAGGGCCTCTCAAAACCGTGTCCCTGCCCAGCGGGGGAGGTATCGAAACCGCCAGCCCTGTCTGAGGGCTCCCCGAAGGCGGCGGCTTCGTCCCCAGTGGCCAACAACTCTGAAGTGAAGATGACCAGCTTTGCTGAACGCAAGAAGCAGCTGGTGAAGGCCGAGGCTGAGGCAGGGTCCCCGGCAGCCACCCCAGTGGTACCAGAGGCCCTGAGCTCAGAGATGAGTGAGCTTGGAGCCCGACTAGAGGAGAAACGCCGGGCCATAGAGGCTCAGAAGCGACGTATCGAGGCCATCTTTGCCAAGCACCGCCAGCGACTGGGCAAGAGCGCATTCCTGCAGGTGCAGCCGCGGGAGGCCGGCggggaagcagaggtggaggCAGGCCTGGCCCCTGGTGGGGAGCGGCCGGCAGGCGAGGGCCAGGGTGAGCCATCGCCACGGCCGAAGGCAGTGACCTTCTCGCCGGAACTGGGCCCGGTGCCCCCCGAAGGGCTGGGGGACTATAACCGGGCGGTCAGCAAGCTGAGTGCAGCGCTGAACTCGCTGCAACGGGACATGCAGAGGCTCACGGACCAGCAGCAGCGGCTCCTGGCCCCGCCAGAGCCCTCCGGGCCTGCCCCGCCTCCCGCAGCGTGGGTCATCCCTGGTCCCACGACGGGCCCCAAAGCCGCGTCCCCCAGCCCCGCCCGGCGCGCTCCAGCTGCCCGGCGCAGCCCCgggcctggccccagccccacacCCCGGAGCCCGAAGCACGCGCGGCCGGCGGAGCTGCGGCTAGCGCCCCTGACGAGGGTGCTCACGCCTCCCCACGATGTGGACAGCCTCCCCCACCTGCGCAAGTTCTCGCCGAGCCAGGTGCCCATGCAGACGCGCTCCTCTATCCTTCTGGCGGAGAGGCCGTCTCCCGAGGAGCCCGCGGCCCGGCCTGGCCTCGTTGAGATCCCGCTGAGCAGCCTGGAAGAGCCCATGGCTGAGGATGAGGGAGATGGGAGCCCCCCTGGTGCTGAGGATTCCTTAGAAGATGAGGCATCTTCAGAGGGAGAGCCCCGGACCGGGCTGGGATTCTTCTATAAG GATGAAGACAAGCACGAGGACGAGATGGCCCAGAAGAGGGCCAGCCTGCTGGAGCGTCAGCAGCGGCGGGTAGAGGACGCACGGCGGCGGAAACAGTGGCAGGAGGCCGAGAAGGAGCAGCGGCGGGAGGAGGCTGCGAG GCTGGCCCAGGAGGAAGCAGCCCCCGGGCCGCTGGCCCCCGCAACTCCTGCGGCCCCTGCCTCAACCGCAGCCCCTGCCGCCCGGGCCCCAGCCGAGGAAGAGGTGGGCCCCCGGCGGGGGGACTTCACGCGGCTCGAGTATGAACGCCGGGCCCAGCTGAAGCTGATGGATGACCTCGACAAGGTGCTGCGGCCCCGGGCGACGGGGAGCGGGGGGCCAGGCCGGGGCGGTCGGAGGGCCCCCCGGCCACGCTCTGGTTGCTGTGATGACTCGGCCCTGGCGCGGAGCCCAGCCCGCGGCCTGCTGG GCTCTCGGCTCAGCAAAGTCTACTCCCAGTCCACCCTGTCTCTGTCCACCGTGGCCAACGAGGCCCCCAATAACCTCGGCGTGAAGAGGCCCACGTCTCG GGCTCCATCTCCATCCAGCCTCATGTCCCCAAGCCGCCTGCCTGGCAGCCGAGAACGTGAGTGGGAGAACGGCAGCAACGCCTCCTCCCCGGCCTCAGTGCCCGAGTACACGG GCCCGCGGCTGTACAAGGAGCCGAGCGCCAAGTCCAACAAGTTCATCATCCACAACGCCCTGTCACACTGCTGCCTGGCGGGCAAGGTGAACGAGCCGCAGAAGAACCGCATTATTGAG GAGATCGAGAAGAGCAAGGCCAACCACTTCCTGATCCTCTTCCGCGACTCAAGCTGCCAGTTCCGGGCCCTGTACACGCTGTCCGGGGAGACGGAGGAGCTGTCGCGGCTGACAGGCTACGGCCCCCGGACGGTGACGCCCGCCATGGTGGAGGGCATCTACAAGTACAACTCGGACCGAAAGCGCTTCACCCAGATCCCCGCCAAGACCATGTCCATGAGTGTGGATGCCTTCACCATCCAGGGGCACCTCTGGCAGAGCAAGAAGCCCACCACTCCCAAGAAGGGCAGCAGCACCCCCAAATAG
- the CAMSAP3 gene encoding calmodulin-regulated spectrin-associated protein 3 isoform X1 codes for MVEAAPPGPGPLRRTFLVPEIKSLDQYDFSRAKAAASLAWVLRAAFGGAEHVPSELWEPFYTDQYAQEHVKPPVTRLLLSAELYCRAWRQALPQLETPPNPSALLALLARKGMVPALPERPVQEADLRHQPILMGAHLAVIDALMVAFAFEWTKTLPGPLALASLEHKLLFWVDTTIRRLQEKTEQEAAQRASPAAPADGVAPAQASCPTRWYWKLVPHAIAFCLKESGSKPPMIRYRKDRAVARRAPCFPTVTSLQDLASGAALAATIHCYCPQLLRLEEVCLKDPMSVADSLYNLQLVQDFCASRLPRGCPLSLEDLLYVPPPLKINLMVLLAELFMCFEVLKPDFVQVKDLPDGHAASHRATEASPSQNNSGSSSPVFNFRHPLLSPGGPQSPLRGSTGSLKSSPSMSHVEALGKAWNRQLSRPLSQAVSFSTPFGLDSDVDVVMGDPVLLRSVSSDSLGPPRSVPARTPTQPAPETGDLPTIEEALQIIHSAEPRLLPDGAADGSFYLHSPEGSSKLPLASPYPPEGASKPLPDGPTKAPTYSPLPEGLSKPCPCPAGEVSKPPALSEGSPKAAASSPVANNSEVKMTSFAERKKQLVKAEAEAGSPAATPVVPEALSSEMSELGARLEEKRRAIEAQKRRIEAIFAKHRQRLGKSAFLQVQPREAGGEAEVEAGLAPGGERPAGEGQGEPSPRPKAVTFSPELGPVPPEGLGDYNRAVSKLSAALNSLQRDMQRLTDQQQRLLAPPEPSGPAPPPAAWVIPGPTTGPKAASPSPARRAPAARRSPGPGPSPTPRSPKHARPAELRLAPLTRVLTPPHDVDSLPHLRKFSPSQVPMQTRSSILLAERPSPEEPAARPGLVEIPLSSLEEPMAEDEGDGSPPGAEDSLEDEASSEGEPRTGLGFFYKDEDKHEDEMAQKRASLLERQQRRVEDARRRKQWQEAEKEQRREEAARLAQEEAAPGPLAPATPAAPASTAAPAARAPAEEEVGPRRGDFTRLEYERRAQLKLMDDLDKVLRPRATGSGGPGRGGRRAPRPRSGCCDDSALARSPARGLLGSRLSKVYSQSTLSLSTVANEAPNNLGVKRPTSRAPSPSSLMSPSRLPGSREREWENGSNASSPASVPEYTGPRLYKEPSAKSNKFIIHNALSHCCLAGKVNEPQKNRIIEEIEKSKANHFLILFRDSSCQFRALYTLSGETEELSRLTGYGPRTVTPAMVEGIYKYNSDRKRFTQIPAKTMSMSVDAFTIQGHLWQSKKPTTPKKGSSTPK; via the exons ATGGTGGAGGCGGCGCCCCCCGGGCCCGGGCCGCTGCGGAGGACCTTCCTTGTACCCGAGATCAAATCGCTGGACCAGTACGATTTCTCGCGGGCCAAGGCGGCGGCCAGCCTGGCGTGGGTGCTGCGGGCCGCGTTCGGGGGCGCAG AGCATGTGCCCTCGGAGCTGTGGGAGCCCTTCTACACCGACCAGTATGCGCAGGAGCACGTGAAGCCCCCGGTGACGCGGCTGCTGCTCTCGGCTGAGCTCTACTGCCGGGCCTGGCGCCAGGCGCTGCCACAGCTCGAGACGCCCCCCAACCCCTCTGCGCTACTGGCCCTGCTGGCGCGGAAGGGCATGGTGCCCGCGCTGCCCGAGCGCCCGGTGCAGGAGGCCGACCTGAGGCACCAGCCTATCCTCATG GGAGCCCACCTAGCTGTCATTGATGCCCTCATGGTTGCCTTCGCCTTTGAGTGGACAAAGACACTGCCTGGTCCCTTGGCCCTGGCCAGCTTGGAGCACAAGCTTCTTTTCTGGGTGGACACG aCCATCCGGCGGCTGCAGGAGAAGACGGAGCAGGAAGCTGCCCAGAGAGCATCTCCCGCGGCCCCTGCCGATGGGGTGGCCCCAGCGCAGGCTTCG TGTCCCACACGCTGGTACTGGAAGCTGGTTCCT CACGCAATTGCCTTCTGTTTGAAGGAGTCGGGGAGCAAACCCCCCATG ATCCGATATCGCAAGGACCGCGCCGTGGCCCGACGTGCcccctgctttccgaccgtgacCAGCCTCCAGGACCTGGCAAGTGGGGCTGCGCTGGCCGCCACGATCCACTGCTATTGTCCCCAGCTCTTGCGACTCGAGG AGGTGTGCCTCAAGGACCCCATGTCTGTGGCGGACAGCCTGTACAACCTTCAGCTGGTGCAGGATTTCTGCGCCTCCCGCCTTCCTCGGGGCTGCCCGCTCTCTCTTGAGGACCTGCTTTATGTCCCACCGCCCCTCAAG ATCAACCTGATGGTGCTGCTAGCGGAGTTGTTCATGTGCTTTGAGGTGCTGAAACCCGACTTCGTGCAGGTCAAGGATCTGCCTGATGGTCACG CCGCCTCCCACAGGGCCACGGAGGCCTCCCCATCTCAGAACAACAGCGGCAGCAG TTCTCCTGTCTTCAACTTCCGCCATCCACTCCTGTCACCCGGCGGCCCCCAGTCCCCACTCCGAGGATCCACAG GCTCACTGAAGTCCTCCCCATCCATGTCCCACGTGGAGGCCCTCGGCAAAGCCTGGAACCGTCAGCTCAG CCGTCCCCTTTCCCAGGCCGTGTCGTTCAGCACTCCCTTTGGCCTGGACAGCGATGTGGATGTTGTCATGGGAGACCCCGTCCTACTCCGCTCCGTCAGCTCAGACAGCCTGGGTCCCCCGCGCTCTGTGCCAGCCCGGACCCCCACCCAACCAGCCCCGGAGACTGGCGACCTGCCTACCATCGAGGAGGCCCTGCAGATCATCCACAGTGCCGAGCCCCGGCTGCTCCCGGATGGGGCTGCCGACGGCAGCTTCTACCTCCACTCTCCCGAGGGGTCCTCCAAACTGCCACTGGCTTCCCCCTACCCACCCGAGGGGGCCTCAAAACCACTGCCCGACGGGCCCACCAAAGCACCCACCTACTCGCCCCTCCCCGAGGGCCTCTCAAAACCGTGTCCCTGCCCAGCGGGGGAGGTATCGAAACCGCCAGCCCTGTCTGAGGGCTCCCCGAAGGCGGCGGCTTCGTCCCCAGTGGCCAACAACTCTGAAGTGAAGATGACCAGCTTTGCTGAACGCAAGAAGCAGCTGGTGAAGGCCGAGGCTGAGGCAGGGTCCCCGGCAGCCACCCCAGTGGTACCAGAGGCCCTGAGCTCAGAGATGAGTGAGCTTGGAGCCCGACTAGAGGAGAAACGCCGGGCCATAGAGGCTCAGAAGCGACGTATCGAGGCCATCTTTGCCAAGCACCGCCAGCGACTGGGCAAGAGCGCATTCCTGCAGGTGCAGCCGCGGGAGGCCGGCggggaagcagaggtggaggCAGGCCTGGCCCCTGGTGGGGAGCGGCCGGCAGGCGAGGGCCAGGGTGAGCCATCGCCACGGCCGAAGGCAGTGACCTTCTCGCCGGAACTGGGCCCGGTGCCCCCCGAAGGGCTGGGGGACTATAACCGGGCGGTCAGCAAGCTGAGTGCAGCGCTGAACTCGCTGCAACGGGACATGCAGAGGCTCACGGACCAGCAGCAGCGGCTCCTGGCCCCGCCAGAGCCCTCCGGGCCTGCCCCGCCTCCCGCAGCGTGGGTCATCCCTGGTCCCACGACGGGCCCCAAAGCCGCGTCCCCCAGCCCCGCCCGGCGCGCTCCAGCTGCCCGGCGCAGCCCCgggcctggccccagccccacacCCCGGAGCCCGAAGCACGCGCGGCCGGCGGAGCTGCGGCTAGCGCCCCTGACGAGGGTGCTCACGCCTCCCCACGATGTGGACAGCCTCCCCCACCTGCGCAAGTTCTCGCCGAGCCAGGTGCCCATGCAGACGCGCTCCTCTATCCTTCTGGCGGAGAGGCCGTCTCCCGAGGAGCCCGCGGCCCGGCCTGGCCTCGTTGAGATCCCGCTGAGCAGCCTGGAAGAGCCCATGGCTGAGGATGAGGGAGATGGGAGCCCCCCTGGTGCTGAGGATTCCTTAGAAGATGAGGCATCTTCAGAGGGAGAGCCCCGGACCGGGCTGGGATTCTTCTATAAG GATGAAGACAAGCACGAGGACGAGATGGCCCAGAAGAGGGCCAGCCTGCTGGAGCGTCAGCAGCGGCGGGTAGAGGACGCACGGCGGCGGAAACAGTGGCAGGAGGCCGAGAAGGAGCAGCGGCGGGAGGAGGCTGCGAG GCTGGCCCAGGAGGAAGCAGCCCCCGGGCCGCTGGCCCCCGCAACTCCTGCGGCCCCTGCCTCAACCGCAGCCCCTGCCGCCCGGGCCCCAGCCGAGGAAGAGGTGGGCCCCCGGCGGGGGGACTTCACGCGGCTCGAGTATGAACGCCGGGCCCAGCTGAAGCTGATGGATGACCTCGACAAGGTGCTGCGGCCCCGGGCGACGGGGAGCGGGGGGCCAGGCCGGGGCGGTCGGAGGGCCCCCCGGCCACGCTCTGGTTGCTGTGATGACTCGGCCCTGGCGCGGAGCCCAGCCCGCGGCCTGCTGG GCTCTCGGCTCAGCAAAGTCTACTCCCAGTCCACCCTGTCTCTGTCCACCGTGGCCAACGAGGCCCCCAATAACCTCGGCGTGAAGAGGCCCACGTCTCG GGCTCCATCTCCATCCAGCCTCATGTCCCCAAGCCGCCTGCCTGGCAGCCGAGAACGTGAGTGGGAGAACGGCAGCAACGCCTCCTCCCCGGCCTCAGTGCCCGAGTACACGG GCCCGCGGCTGTACAAGGAGCCGAGCGCCAAGTCCAACAAGTTCATCATCCACAACGCCCTGTCACACTGCTGCCTGGCGGGCAAGGTGAACGAGCCGCAGAAGAACCGCATTATTGAG GAGATCGAGAAGAGCAAGGCCAACCACTTCCTGATCCTCTTCCGCGACTCAAGCTGCCAGTTCCGGGCCCTGTACACGCTGTCCGGGGAGACGGAGGAGCTGTCGCGGCTGACAGGCTACGGCCCCCGGACGGTGACGCCCGCCATGGTGGAGGGCATCTACAAGTACAACTCGGACCGAAAGCGCTTCACCCAGATCCCCGCCAAGACCATGTCCATGAGTGTGGATGCCTTCACCATCCAGGGGCACCTCTGGCAGAGCAAGAAGCCCACCACTCCCAAGAAGGGCAGCAGCACCCCCAAATAG